In a single window of the Acyrthosiphon pisum isolate AL4f chromosome X, pea_aphid_22Mar2018_4r6ur, whole genome shotgun sequence genome:
- the LOC103309369 gene encoding uncharacterized protein LOC103309369 translates to MSDFEDDPLNIGGPPRKIQKIQHRAQKFRREWCSSADFKDWLIPDENDVFKAKCSLCKSSMIAELSNIKNHGKGIKHKQIVTAGTVKQTSISTFVHTDKNLKLKSQIQRAEIKIAAFISEHNVAFLAADHLPGLLKDCFPDSEIAKGISTKRTKTTAIIKNVIGNSAKEELTESLKNNKFSILTDESTDIGTVKTSCVVVRLFDKSIGKIVSKFWDLHPVFNSLNPGSATAEKLFNLLMESFLTSIFLKKI, encoded by the exons ATGAGTGATTTTGAGGATGACCCTTTAAATATTGGAGGTCCGCCccgtaaaattcaaaaaattcaacATCGTGCTCAAAAGTTTCGGAGAGAATGGTGTTCTTCTGCTGACTTCAAAGATTGGTTAATTCCCGATGAAAATGACGTCTTCAAAGCTAAATGTAGTCTCTGTAAGTCGTCAATGATCGCAGAGTTGTCAAACATAAAAAACCACGGAAAAGGCATTAAACATAAGCAAATAGTGACTGCAGGAACAGTAAAGCAAACATCGATTTCTACTTTCGTACATACAgacaaaaatttgaaattaaaaagtcAAATTCAAAGAGCTGAAATTAAAATTGCCGCCTTTATATCAGAGCACAATGTTGCATTCTTAGCAGCCGATCATCTACCTGGTTTATTAAAAGATTGCTTTCCTGATTCAGAAATTGCAAAAG gtaTCTCAACGAAAAGAACGAAAACAACAgccattattaaaaatgtcattggtAATTCTGCGAAAGAAGAGTTAAcagaatcattaaaaaataataaatttagtatcTTAACAGACGAGTCCACCGATATCGGAACAGTAAAAACTTCTTGTGTAGTTgtcag attattcgATAAAAGTATTGGTAAGATTGTTAGCAAGTTTTGGGACTTGCATCCAGTTTTTAACTCATTAAACCCAGGCTCAGCTACAgctgaaaaattgtttaatttattaatggaaTCTTTTTTGACTTCAATATtcctgaaaaaaatatga
- the LOC115033318 gene encoding uncharacterized protein LOC115033318, protein MVDIKILAIMKRDLAIKMLKTYPTGIKVLFTHQLENWQKSLDQQDVLCFSQTTNHNETTTNISTLKTHQPLKLSSTSVTFNLGGILNASLTGKMIIDYFKVNSRLNNNIRVFLVDSIISFVITKKIPMSINLADSIATYIVAMFPSEVKVRF, encoded by the coding sequence ATGgttgacataaaaatattagcAATCATGAAACGGGACCTtgctattaaaatgttaaaaacatatCCAACTGGTATCAAAGTTCTTTTTACTCACCAACTTGAAAATTGGCAGAAGTCTCTTGATCAGCAAGATGTTCTTTGTTTTTCACAAACAACTAATCATAATGAAACAACAACTAATATATCAACTTTAAAGACCCATCAACCATTAAAATTATCTTCTACATCTGTAACTTTTAATTTGGGAGGAATATTAAATGCATCTTTGACTGGAAAGatgataattgattattttaaagttaacagCAGATTAAATAACAACATACGTGTGTTTTTAGTTGATTCAATTATCAgttttgtaataactaaaaaaatacccATGTCTATAAATCTTGCTGACAGCATTGCGACTTATATTGTTGCTATGTTCCCTTCTGAAGTGAAAGTAAGGTTTTAA